The following proteins come from a genomic window of Pirellula staleyi DSM 6068:
- a CDS encoding cytochrome P450, which translates to MSILHALAIDRYALYSQLRATPGIAYNDEMGYWLVARYDDIRTVLASEDFASNRLTHYYNQLDSSVRESAASLFRLLGHRLLFTDGDRRRRLKTALGAAFLPARMRMAQSVVISELKKVVDHIDLNDSWNAVECFCTKLSTNVFAQVLGLPPADFSKLRQWTSDIYEFLGFSFVPLDQRLICAVDAAQKVDEYLTPLIHRHNGVVPRDSILGEWIFHRASGGGLSETEIVSNVVGVVSAGLQTTTDLLFNAMLLFSSNKSQYSLLQDERALLPNAIEETARLESPIQMSARQATRDSLLSGTIIPQGNNVVLLFGSGNRDENAFSSPGTMDVKRDVSGHLGFGWGVHYCLGAPLARIIAITACDWMLDNIDNISFEAGTVVWHANPVFRGAERAIVSVAKRNRGVV; encoded by the coding sequence ATGTCCATTTTACACGCACTTGCAATCGATCGTTATGCGTTGTACTCGCAACTGAGAGCGACGCCAGGTATCGCCTATAACGACGAGATGGGGTATTGGCTTGTTGCCCGATATGACGACATTCGCACGGTACTTGCGTCTGAAGATTTCGCGTCCAACCGATTAACTCACTACTACAACCAATTGGATTCCTCAGTACGCGAAAGCGCTGCTAGTCTGTTTCGACTCCTTGGCCATCGACTTTTATTTACAGATGGTGATCGTAGACGAAGACTGAAGACAGCTCTTGGTGCTGCATTCCTGCCTGCCCGGATGCGAATGGCTCAGAGTGTAGTGATATCCGAGCTTAAGAAGGTTGTCGACCACATCGACCTAAATGATTCATGGAACGCAGTTGAATGTTTTTGCACCAAGCTGTCAACAAACGTGTTCGCACAAGTGCTCGGACTCCCCCCCGCAGACTTTAGTAAGCTTCGCCAATGGACGAGTGATATTTATGAGTTTCTCGGATTCTCATTCGTTCCGCTCGATCAGCGTCTAATTTGCGCGGTAGATGCGGCACAGAAGGTTGACGAATACTTGACACCGCTAATTCATCGTCACAATGGTGTAGTTCCGCGAGATTCGATACTTGGTGAATGGATATTTCACAGAGCTTCAGGCGGAGGACTTAGTGAGACGGAGATTGTCTCCAATGTTGTCGGGGTGGTTAGCGCTGGGCTTCAAACAACCACAGACCTTTTGTTCAATGCAATGTTACTCTTTAGTAGCAACAAGTCGCAGTACTCATTGCTGCAGGACGAGAGAGCATTGTTACCGAATGCTATCGAGGAGACTGCCAGATTAGAGTCACCTATTCAAATGTCAGCAAGGCAAGCCACACGTGATTCCCTGTTGTCTGGAACAATCATTCCTCAGGGCAACAATGTCGTTCTATTGTTCGGTAGTGGAAATCGTGACGAAAATGCATTTTCATCGCCTGGGACAATGGACGTTAAAAGAGATGTGTCGGGCCATCTGGGTTTTGGGTGGGGTGTGCATTATTGCCTTGGAGCACCACTTGCAAGAATTATTGCCATCACCGCGTGCGATTGGATGCTTGACAATATTGATAACATCAGTTTTGAAGCTGGAACCGTTGTGTGGCATGCAAACCCAGTGTTTCGGGGTGCTGAACGTGCTATAGTATCTGTCGCAAAACGGAACCGTGGTGTTGTGTAG
- a CDS encoding trypsin-like peptidase domain-containing protein yields MTSSHNFVSKLIVAIDETLEDHQLRHLSEYVFGEVVSPCDGTHILQRAQAQGLVGEVWVVSRLLTKHAGKLEVLRAEAKGAYRNVLQNRLTKRNRFIPGSIYQKGIPQVCRVEIDGSAIGSGFLVGSDLIITNYHVLRSQIDDGTLRDDHRIAFRFDFKEHSVREEDGEVVLPAAVEALVSFSVVNELDYALVRLSVPIGDVRGWFAVDDSLSINLDVCDYACIIQCPDGRPVEIADGPIASRYVLQDQNRVLYAVDTEGGSSGSPCIQRDGRLLALHCGAEVDANQGVFFPAISRHISATTNGTLNLPKLPRATRSSRKESRVGNVDEKPERPERTATPGAPPGCTRSAGVDGWWYYPNQDSPRYRADLLMIMVHGFRSNCLTWDELHLSVQQHLKLECDALLFNYPAGLTEEADLSAAGRQLHSLIKPELDRYQHLLVLAHSAGGLVVKEWLCNDVDEEALHSQISLRRQLSGRRSDDELTPVRDMRLAVLAVRQIINFDVPHFGGDQWKTRFWGGVYEWVLWPLLRSLNVLGMNFGYNRIVRQLEYHGDYVRKLEERYVSLINDLDAVRLPRPLAIEYLAAADNVIAPHVTDYADRSEVDGKTLWVRTDAETATFRRTHTSIRQVNKSYFDIVKSHLRRHLSGWLDGVALAVAWETLCRADDFLVSFRCVQPFGVDNQGKDGPQVAVLSTLNAFARQASNGPAIAVVKGEANVGKSVLARFFARDVCLRYCQLSTEPEHLPMFLLLPQLNISSTDVATLFSGPKANANHAWDLLIRSWCEMASLLVNQSKERFGLPPITISIEWVYRWMHNGQCLLLLESVDEFLDRHHNVIEVADIRRVIQSVVLHPAGAGLNNATRLVSFVRSTLPECESLASAQMRFTVRAPNEEEAFTVYPRLRSELQRVPPALQPLVRSPLILPILGPHIESIPDEQMQSVTAIYDEAFSWLIRDSRLNESFPAISEEQWRDMGSVVAWEFFRSNPGSQSFRNIQSQAIARVQAWSHTPTGVESPEVRSQRARLSRLLPLFADDSILRSLLNRTVFARLGDDPIPGEPEYRGRTYRIPHDNWVQQLAALYLASCTRGSQPDELSFGACTELMFRMAGERLKEFTVSLETLATFMEAASTAPYVLGNFLAMCSIANIRFDGPALDALFTSATPLTGITQLVLATGVGRNALRNDDNFYRNLVITRFQDWIKGENIPAGAEISAIVKSVAWCYLKKLNAEGDIPYPSLWPAIGKAPDPFVVALMCQKEHGRTNISPMNRTLQRAFIEIQNSAIDEVHREITFAHYLYALSVAVYSKGDAEFVRPKLIELLSEGSAVFSRIKAYGVKKLIDILTQCRDISHCRATPSKVVQGD; encoded by the coding sequence GTGACCAGCTCACACAATTTCGTGTCCAAGTTGATTGTAGCAATTGATGAGACACTTGAAGATCATCAACTGCGACACCTATCTGAGTACGTTTTTGGCGAGGTCGTTTCACCCTGTGATGGAACACACATCCTTCAGCGAGCGCAGGCCCAAGGGCTGGTTGGCGAAGTCTGGGTGGTATCGCGACTCCTGACCAAACACGCGGGAAAGCTTGAAGTATTGCGGGCGGAGGCAAAGGGCGCATACCGTAACGTTCTGCAAAATCGGCTCACCAAACGGAATCGATTCATTCCCGGTTCCATCTACCAAAAAGGAATTCCTCAGGTCTGTCGAGTCGAAATTGACGGATCTGCGATTGGCAGTGGGTTTCTCGTCGGTTCCGATTTAATCATCACCAACTATCACGTACTAAGATCACAGATCGACGATGGCACACTTCGTGACGACCACCGCATAGCTTTTCGCTTCGACTTCAAGGAGCATTCTGTTCGTGAGGAAGATGGTGAGGTTGTTCTGCCGGCAGCAGTAGAAGCCCTTGTTTCATTCAGTGTAGTAAACGAACTAGACTACGCGCTGGTACGCTTATCCGTTCCCATCGGAGATGTTCGCGGGTGGTTCGCGGTCGACGACTCACTGTCGATAAACCTCGATGTATGCGACTATGCATGCATAATCCAATGCCCAGATGGCCGTCCCGTTGAGATTGCCGATGGGCCCATCGCGAGTCGCTACGTGCTGCAAGACCAGAATCGGGTTCTCTATGCAGTCGATACGGAAGGCGGGTCCTCAGGATCTCCCTGTATTCAACGGGACGGTCGACTTCTTGCACTGCATTGCGGAGCTGAGGTCGATGCTAATCAAGGTGTGTTCTTCCCCGCAATATCCCGTCACATCTCGGCAACAACGAATGGCACTCTCAATCTCCCGAAGTTACCTCGTGCGACTCGAAGTAGCCGAAAGGAAAGCCGAGTAGGAAATGTTGACGAGAAGCCAGAGAGACCGGAACGGACGGCTACTCCAGGCGCACCACCAGGATGCACCCGATCCGCAGGAGTGGACGGCTGGTGGTACTACCCTAATCAGGATAGCCCACGGTACCGCGCCGACCTGTTGATGATCATGGTGCATGGCTTTCGGAGCAATTGCTTAACGTGGGACGAACTCCATCTGTCCGTGCAACAACACCTAAAGCTGGAATGCGATGCGCTGCTGTTCAATTATCCGGCGGGGCTAACTGAAGAGGCAGACTTGTCGGCGGCTGGCAGGCAACTGCATAGCCTGATAAAGCCCGAACTCGACCGGTACCAGCACCTCCTGGTCCTCGCGCATAGCGCAGGTGGACTTGTCGTCAAGGAGTGGCTTTGCAATGACGTTGACGAAGAGGCGTTGCACTCTCAGATCTCGCTTCGACGTCAACTTTCCGGGCGGCGTAGCGACGATGAATTGACCCCTGTCCGCGACATGAGATTGGCAGTTCTCGCTGTGCGGCAAATCATCAATTTTGATGTGCCCCACTTTGGTGGTGATCAATGGAAGACACGTTTCTGGGGCGGAGTCTATGAGTGGGTGCTTTGGCCGCTCTTACGTTCGCTGAACGTGCTTGGCATGAACTTCGGTTATAACCGGATTGTCCGGCAATTGGAGTACCACGGGGACTATGTTCGGAAACTGGAGGAACGGTATGTCTCCTTGATCAATGACCTTGATGCGGTTCGACTGCCGCGCCCGTTGGCAATTGAGTACCTTGCGGCGGCAGATAATGTCATTGCGCCGCATGTCACAGACTATGCAGACCGGAGCGAAGTGGACGGCAAGACACTCTGGGTGAGGACGGATGCCGAAACGGCCACTTTTCGCCGGACTCACACGTCGATACGGCAGGTCAACAAGTCATACTTCGATATCGTGAAGAGTCACCTGCGACGGCACCTCTCGGGCTGGCTTGATGGAGTTGCATTGGCCGTTGCATGGGAGACCCTTTGTCGCGCGGACGACTTCCTGGTTTCTTTCCGATGTGTTCAGCCTTTTGGAGTGGACAATCAGGGTAAAGACGGACCACAGGTAGCAGTACTCAGTACGCTTAATGCATTTGCCCGACAAGCCAGCAATGGCCCGGCAATTGCGGTAGTGAAGGGCGAGGCAAACGTTGGAAAGTCAGTATTAGCTCGCTTCTTTGCCCGCGACGTGTGCCTGCGATACTGCCAATTGTCAACTGAACCAGAACATTTGCCAATGTTTCTGCTGCTACCTCAGTTGAACATATCGTCAACAGACGTTGCGACGCTCTTTTCCGGCCCTAAGGCGAATGCAAATCATGCGTGGGATCTTCTCATTCGATCCTGGTGCGAGATGGCGTCCTTGCTAGTGAATCAGAGTAAAGAACGATTCGGACTACCACCCATCACTATTTCGATCGAATGGGTTTATCGTTGGATGCATAACGGACAGTGTTTGCTGCTTCTTGAGTCCGTCGATGAGTTTTTGGACCGTCACCATAACGTGATTGAAGTGGCGGATATCAGGCGGGTAATACAGAGCGTTGTTCTGCACCCTGCTGGAGCAGGGCTGAATAATGCGACACGCCTAGTGAGTTTCGTTCGATCCACCTTGCCCGAATGTGAGTCTCTTGCTTCGGCTCAGATGCGGTTTACTGTTCGCGCGCCGAACGAAGAAGAGGCTTTTACCGTCTATCCTCGCCTGAGATCAGAGTTGCAGCGAGTGCCTCCGGCCCTACAGCCACTTGTGCGATCACCGTTGATACTGCCCATTCTCGGACCTCATATTGAATCGATACCAGATGAACAAATGCAGTCCGTCACAGCGATCTACGACGAAGCATTTTCATGGTTGATACGGGATTCAAGGTTGAACGAATCCTTTCCCGCGATCTCAGAAGAACAGTGGAGGGACATGGGCTCTGTTGTGGCTTGGGAGTTCTTTCGCAGCAACCCAGGTAGCCAGTCCTTTCGCAACATTCAGTCTCAAGCGATTGCCCGCGTCCAGGCCTGGTCACATACGCCGACTGGCGTTGAATCGCCGGAGGTGCGGTCTCAGCGCGCACGTCTCTCCCGGTTGCTCCCCCTGTTTGCTGACGATTCCATCCTTAGGTCATTGCTTAACAGGACTGTCTTCGCCCGACTTGGAGATGATCCTATTCCTGGCGAGCCAGAGTATCGCGGCCGTACTTACCGAATTCCACATGACAACTGGGTGCAACAATTGGCCGCACTCTACTTGGCGAGCTGCACACGAGGGAGCCAGCCTGATGAGTTGTCGTTTGGGGCGTGCACCGAGCTTATGTTCCGCATGGCTGGGGAACGACTCAAGGAGTTTACCGTCAGTCTCGAAACACTCGCAACGTTCATGGAGGCCGCTTCGACAGCTCCGTATGTGCTTGGAAACTTCTTGGCAATGTGTAGCATCGCAAACATTCGATTTGACGGTCCCGCACTCGATGCATTGTTCACATCTGCTACCCCACTGACTGGCATTACCCAATTGGTTCTTGCGACTGGCGTAGGGCGAAACGCACTACGGAATGACGACAACTTCTATCGCAATCTAGTCATCACTCGCTTTCAGGATTGGATCAAGGGGGAGAATATCCCAGCGGGAGCCGAAATATCAGCGATTGTAAAAAGTGTGGCATGGTGCTACTTGAAGAAGCTCAATGCCGAGGGTGATATTCCGTATCCATCTCTCTGGCCAGCTATTGGTAAGGCACCAGATCCATTCGTTGTCGCTCTGATGTGTCAAAAGGAGCATGGAAGAACGAACATCTCACCAATGAACCGAACCTTACAGCGCGCATTCATTGAAATTCAGAACAGCGCGATCGACGAGGTTCATCGTGAAATCACATTCGCTCACTATTTGTATGCATTGTCAGTGGCAGTTTATAGCAAAGGCGATGCAGAGTTTGTTCGTCCGAAGCTTATTGAGTTGTTGTCCGAGGGCTCAGCTGTATTCTCTCGGATTAAGGCGTATGGAGTTAAAAAGCTAATCGATATACTCACACAATGTCGTGACATTTCACATTGTCGCGCTACTCCTAGTAAAGTCGTCCAAGGCGACTAA
- a CDS encoding endonuclease yields MSVTLGTPTGGAPSVATPVVTSSPPPATPSLAASRSSEEPEDADFEAARKIFEESRSRPYYDENTDAAERKAYYSGISSTLNPSQLFDALSKLVRNTHIKVLGYKPAIHLYPWVDLQPNHKIRSIYSTQMFEPTEFIARDLEVARLRRERMNRFRRSEAAANPVLEAAFLESLEADLPYNCEHVVPQSWFNKRQPMRGDLHHLFACESKCNSFRSNTPYFDFTNFGEAIRSDCGKSETNKFEPNAGKGTVARATLYFLLRYPGEINSSTSEYTPDRLETLLQWHQDHPVSEYERHRNQAIFAAQGNRNPLVDHPDLAAHIAFERGLQ; encoded by the coding sequence GTGTCAGTCACATTGGGAACTCCTACTGGGGGAGCGCCGAGCGTCGCAACGCCAGTTGTCACATCCAGCCCTCCTCCAGCTACGCCGTCTCTTGCAGCCAGTCGCTCATCCGAGGAACCGGAAGATGCGGACTTCGAAGCAGCGAGGAAGATCTTCGAAGAGTCCCGCAGTCGCCCCTATTACGACGAAAACACCGATGCCGCTGAACGAAAAGCGTACTATTCCGGCATCTCTTCAACTCTCAACCCTTCGCAGCTATTTGATGCATTGAGCAAACTCGTGCGTAACACGCACATAAAGGTACTGGGATACAAACCAGCGATTCATCTGTACCCGTGGGTGGACCTGCAGCCGAATCATAAAATTCGCAGCATCTACTCGACCCAGATGTTTGAGCCGACTGAGTTCATTGCTCGTGACCTCGAAGTTGCTCGACTCCGTCGTGAGCGTATGAATCGCTTCCGAAGATCGGAAGCAGCCGCAAACCCAGTTTTGGAAGCAGCATTCTTGGAATCGTTGGAAGCCGATCTTCCTTACAACTGTGAACACGTGGTGCCGCAGTCATGGTTCAACAAGCGACAACCGATGCGAGGAGACTTGCATCATTTGTTTGCTTGCGAATCCAAGTGCAACAGTTTTCGTAGCAACACCCCCTATTTCGACTTCACCAACTTTGGCGAGGCCATCCGCTCTGACTGCGGCAAGAGCGAGACCAACAAGTTCGAACCGAACGCTGGAAAAGGAACGGTTGCCCGAGCAACGCTCTACTTTCTCCTCCGCTACCCCGGTGAAATCAATTCGTCGACTTCTGAGTACACTCCAGATCGACTTGAGACGCTCCTTCAATGGCACCAGGACCATCCAGTCAGTGAATACGAACGCCACCGCAATCAAGCGATCTTTGCCGCGCAAGGAAATAGGAATCCGCTAGTTGATCATCCAGACTTGGCCGCACACATCGCCTTTGAACGAGGTCTGCAGTGA
- a CDS encoding DNA/RNA non-specific endonuclease, which translates to MALRKLQNGDFDDVSPRERMHLEAIVEEDGRPVVFVIDDQFDTLPEPWTQFNAAPVRSRINALIPSIGRIEDISGGIPQHIGTGFIVGPNLMMTNRHVAEAFVRGVGRFRDQLSFVPGIESAIDFRRESGLDPSDLSTSLHLTDVVMVHPYWDMAIFRVEGLSAAHKALQLSVRAPEDLVGRNIVAIGYPGRGNDRSRRAVQLERKVFGTTFGVKRLAPGEIEVRERVESFDYVVPAMTHDSSTLAGNSGSAIIDVETGEVVGLHFAGITLKANYSVPLFELARDPRVVDSGINFVGSVPPTDEWDRAWRGVESLGGGAVSAPIPSTPFVSGTGSSQTGTWTIPIQVSISIGQPLSIATVAPATAPVHAAREATFQVPVIHPNLEQRTGYDPNFLELDGGELVPMPELTSDGRDITSVLADGSHELKYHKFSVVMHKQRRLALFSAANVSWQSADKMLSNGHKPTRKELNGFDNDYTIESWATDDRIPLEEQLHDKFLINDQGAFDRGHLVRRDDVAWGDSFLDMQKGNGDTFHTTNCSPQVAKFNQASKGVDNWGDLENLIEDETTAERVIVFAGPVLDPSDKRFNGVDSSGPLKIQIPRQFWKIVIAKTEDGPKAFGFVLKQKLTGVPLEFAVPEDWEPYQVSIQEIEDLLFGLATLDWCKSHDAFANEGSRVVAIREHLSGLGGLTSTQGTLRDVVLNPQPIPHESEPVPGNPPVQVSFPSTVAPETPLEASAGSTATWTIPLTVSVTIGSPLQNDLKTCSSELVPLNRNLPKPTEAKSKPARTVVSPELTTVKHDTYLDHIGAFESKAALRRQENMIQVQESCLTTTLKSAEPERGSPTVNDPVFPMLVKVRSIEDWTCPIGFIERSVIGTIITGSGTAASLSSLNQDQNVLSIEASRPAGILEWSSSSYVGAPAVHSSPAGETGCHCICGIIDTGIDILHKAFLTSDGTGESRVLEIWDQRAEYGRTPAQEFPNLASLNYGTVFSMERIRSFVREGRVPAKLGRDDLGHGTHVSSIAAGKAEGDYLGGVAPDAKIVLVIPKLSVMSSDPYSLGYSASHVEALAYLKSRAASFGLPLVVNVSLGMNAGAHDGSSLLEAAFDAYTNGGTAPGLAIVKSAGNERAAGGHALIQIANGRTDLLEWLSDPEIHRPEDYLELWFNSSDICEFVLFSPTGQESRIVSRYSPRQVLTCEDGTKSIIDLSYRHHDNGDSRLQITVRPNRYGRIAGGEWKLKVRGIDVKSEGWIHAWFERSGVRPTRFLNNISQSYTLSIPGTARSVITVGGIDENGQNEPSSSFGPLRLDDAANPKPDLVAPGASIEAAKAGTFSKCISMSGTSTAAPHVTGAIALVFSFHRKNGTSMPNAIQVKKALWQTTKHYNGRHNNSFGYGILDIERFFEAMK; encoded by the coding sequence GTGGCATTACGTAAGCTCCAGAACGGCGATTTTGACGACGTCTCGCCTCGCGAGCGGATGCATCTCGAGGCGATCGTCGAGGAAGATGGCCGACCAGTAGTTTTCGTCATCGATGATCAGTTTGACACGCTCCCGGAGCCGTGGACGCAATTCAACGCAGCCCCTGTTCGGTCAAGGATCAATGCGTTAATTCCGTCGATTGGTCGTATTGAAGACATTTCTGGCGGCATCCCACAACATATCGGCACTGGCTTTATCGTTGGCCCGAATCTGATGATGACGAACCGTCACGTCGCGGAGGCCTTCGTGCGTGGAGTAGGGCGATTCCGCGACCAACTTTCATTCGTTCCAGGAATTGAGTCTGCGATCGATTTCAGGCGTGAGAGCGGTCTAGACCCGAGCGATCTGTCCACCAGCTTGCACCTTACGGATGTGGTCATGGTGCATCCCTACTGGGATATGGCGATCTTCCGCGTCGAAGGGCTTTCGGCAGCGCACAAAGCTCTCCAACTATCGGTGAGAGCTCCCGAAGATTTGGTCGGACGCAATATCGTGGCAATTGGCTACCCAGGGCGCGGAAATGACCGGTCGCGACGTGCTGTACAACTAGAACGAAAGGTTTTTGGGACAACGTTTGGGGTCAAGAGGCTGGCTCCTGGCGAGATCGAAGTACGAGAGCGTGTTGAGAGCTTCGATTATGTCGTTCCAGCTATGACACACGATAGCTCGACATTGGCCGGAAATTCGGGTTCGGCGATCATCGATGTGGAAACTGGTGAGGTTGTAGGATTGCATTTTGCTGGCATAACACTCAAAGCAAATTACTCAGTGCCACTATTTGAGCTGGCACGTGATCCTCGGGTTGTGGATTCAGGCATCAACTTTGTGGGCAGCGTTCCGCCCACCGATGAATGGGACCGCGCGTGGCGCGGCGTTGAGTCGCTGGGTGGTGGTGCTGTATCCGCACCTATACCATCCACTCCGTTCGTGAGCGGCACAGGTAGTTCCCAGACGGGCACCTGGACGATTCCCATCCAAGTGTCGATCTCCATCGGACAACCGTTATCCATCGCGACTGTTGCCCCTGCAACAGCACCCGTCCATGCGGCGCGCGAAGCTACGTTTCAAGTCCCAGTGATTCATCCCAACCTTGAACAACGCACTGGATACGACCCCAACTTTCTGGAACTCGATGGTGGCGAGTTGGTTCCAATGCCAGAACTCACCTCCGATGGAAGAGACATCACTTCGGTTCTGGCCGATGGCAGCCACGAGCTTAAGTATCACAAGTTTTCTGTCGTCATGCATAAACAGCGTCGACTGGCATTATTCTCTGCTGCAAACGTCAGCTGGCAATCAGCTGACAAGATGCTGTCGAATGGCCACAAGCCGACCCGGAAGGAACTCAATGGATTTGATAACGACTACACCATTGAAAGCTGGGCCACTGACGATCGTATTCCGCTTGAGGAACAACTCCACGACAAGTTCCTCATCAATGACCAAGGGGCCTTCGACCGTGGGCATCTCGTCCGTCGCGACGATGTCGCATGGGGCGACTCCTTCTTAGACATGCAAAAGGGGAACGGTGACACTTTTCATACAACGAATTGTTCTCCGCAGGTAGCCAAGTTTAATCAGGCATCTAAAGGGGTCGATAACTGGGGCGATCTTGAAAACCTAATCGAGGATGAAACGACTGCAGAGCGGGTAATTGTATTTGCAGGTCCTGTTCTCGATCCCTCCGATAAGCGATTCAATGGCGTAGACTCCAGCGGCCCGCTAAAAATCCAAATTCCGCGACAGTTCTGGAAAATCGTCATCGCAAAAACCGAAGACGGCCCGAAGGCGTTTGGGTTCGTGCTCAAGCAAAAGCTTACGGGGGTTCCGCTGGAATTTGCAGTGCCCGAAGACTGGGAGCCCTATCAGGTCTCAATTCAGGAAATCGAAGACTTACTCTTCGGATTGGCGACTCTCGACTGGTGCAAGAGCCATGATGCATTCGCCAACGAAGGGAGTCGCGTTGTGGCGATTCGCGAGCACCTTTCAGGACTGGGAGGCCTGACATCCACGCAAGGAACGCTGCGAGATGTGGTGTTGAACCCACAGCCGATTCCGCATGAGTCAGAGCCCGTCCCTGGAAATCCCCCGGTTCAGGTAAGTTTCCCTAGCACGGTAGCTCCTGAAACTCCGTTAGAGGCATCCGCAGGATCAACGGCTACTTGGACGATCCCGCTAACCGTGTCAGTCACAATTGGGAGTCCGCTCCAGAATGATTTGAAAACTTGTTCCAGCGAGCTAGTCCCGCTCAATCGCAACTTACCGAAACCGACTGAGGCAAAGAGTAAACCAGCACGAACTGTAGTAAGTCCGGAGTTAACGACAGTTAAGCACGATACATATTTGGACCATATCGGGGCATTTGAATCAAAGGCGGCTTTGCGAAGACAAGAAAATATGATCCAGGTACAGGAGTCCTGCCTCACCACTACATTAAAGAGTGCAGAACCTGAGCGAGGATCGCCTACAGTGAATGATCCAGTGTTTCCAATGTTGGTAAAGGTTCGTTCAATTGAGGATTGGACCTGTCCGATCGGTTTCATCGAGAGATCGGTAATTGGAACAATTATAACAGGCTCTGGAACAGCCGCCTCCCTAAGTAGTCTGAACCAGGACCAGAATGTACTGAGCATTGAAGCCAGTCGGCCTGCAGGGATACTTGAATGGAGCTCGTCATCGTATGTTGGAGCTCCGGCAGTTCACTCCTCGCCGGCAGGCGAAACTGGTTGTCATTGTATTTGTGGCATTATTGATACTGGAATTGATATTTTACATAAAGCATTCCTGACCAGCGATGGAACTGGCGAAAGTCGCGTCTTGGAAATTTGGGATCAGCGAGCCGAGTACGGGAGGACCCCAGCTCAGGAGTTTCCAAATTTGGCCTCTCTCAATTATGGAACAGTGTTCTCGATGGAACGGATTAGAAGTTTCGTGAGGGAAGGCAGGGTTCCGGCAAAATTGGGGCGAGACGACCTCGGTCATGGCACTCATGTTTCAAGCATTGCAGCTGGCAAGGCCGAAGGGGATTATCTAGGTGGAGTCGCACCTGACGCTAAAATCGTTCTGGTGATACCAAAACTTTCTGTCATGTCCAGTGATCCATACAGCCTCGGATACTCTGCAAGTCATGTGGAAGCCCTGGCGTATCTCAAATCACGTGCTGCTTCGTTTGGGTTGCCGCTGGTCGTGAATGTCAGCCTTGGAATGAATGCCGGTGCTCATGATGGATCATCGCTACTTGAGGCGGCATTCGATGCTTACACAAACGGTGGCACAGCACCAGGGCTTGCGATCGTTAAGTCCGCAGGAAATGAACGTGCAGCTGGCGGTCACGCGTTGATTCAGATCGCCAACGGTCGGACCGATCTTCTGGAGTGGCTTTCTGATCCAGAAATTCACCGACCAGAAGACTATTTGGAACTCTGGTTTAATTCTTCTGATATCTGCGAGTTTGTTCTCTTTAGTCCTACCGGACAGGAGTCACGTATTGTATCCAGATACTCACCGCGACAAGTCCTAACTTGCGAAGATGGAACCAAGTCAATAATTGACCTTTCTTACCGTCACCATGACAATGGAGATAGCAGACTTCAAATTACCGTGCGTCCGAATCGATATGGAAGGATCGCTGGAGGAGAATGGAAACTTAAAGTGCGAGGTATTGATGTGAAATCTGAGGGATGGATACATGCGTGGTTCGAGCGATCTGGCGTGCGACCGACGAGATTTCTAAATAACATCTCTCAATCATACACATTATCAATCCCTGGAACTGCTCGTTCCGTAATCACTGTGGGCGGCATTGACGAGAATGGACAAAATGAGCCTTCTTCGTCATTTGGGCCGCTAAGACTAGATGATGCCGCTAATCCAAAGCCAGATCTAGTTGCACCTGGTGCTTCAATTGAGGCCGCTAAAGCAGGGACATTTTCTAAATGTATTTCAATGTCAGGAACCAGTACGGCTGCCCCGCACGTGACAGGTGCCATTGCACTCGTCTTCTCATTTCATCGCAAGAATGGCACATCAATGCCAAATGCGATTCAGGTCAAGAAGGCACTTTGGCAGACTACAAAGCATTACAATGGACGGCATAATAACAGCTTTGGTTATGGAATTCTAGATATAGAGCGATTCTTTGAGGCGATGAAGTGA